Proteins from a genomic interval of Danio rerio strain Tuebingen ecotype United States chromosome 4, GRCz12tu, whole genome shotgun sequence:
- the LOC137489839 gene encoding NLR family CARD domain-containing protein 3-like isoform X2 — MAEERVKDSLSEKHSVRSGSCVFSSVSLKSDWSKNPPPEFSGETPSSAQSVEYESADSGDETHRRHKSFTDNLQWIFQNLESKMIRFLKNQLEKFKKILQEENRQEFVNEFNENRSIITEAALDLTLFFLREMKQDQAADTLQGELFFINQLKCSLKKKYQSVFEGIAQQGDSTLLNNIYTDLYITQGASEQVNTEHEIRQIEAASRRHQSLEIQVECKHLFEAAEQDEQIRTVLTKGVAGIGKSVSVQRFVLDWAEGKENQDISLIFPLPFREMNLKEKERQSLKDLITQFFPETKGLNLTRSTRFKVLFILDGLDECRLPLNFAGNETCGDVSSAVSLDVLLTNLIKGNLLPSALIWITSRPAAASKIPADCIDRLTEIRGFNDAQKEEYFRKRLTDQNQAREIIDHIKQSKSLFIMCHIPVFCWISAIVLQNILKLKHRAHAETLQESPKTLTQMYTHFLRFQIQQSRRKYDGENTADVSWDPNLILSLGKLAFQQLDRNNVIFYESDLQDCGIDVYKASVYSGICTQIFKKETGFVLHTMYCFLHLSIQEFIAALYQHLFLDNDKTQAEKSRDEIMIDFLKTAVDKALESENGHLDLYLRFLLGLSLQSSRQLLRGLLTQQDDRDQSKEEIIAYIKQKLEGNLSPERSINLFYCLNELNDQTLLKEIQSHLSRGSLSSAHLSPAQWSALVFVLLTSEEELEEFKLQKFQRSDECLIRLSAVIKTSKRALLQSCNLTVQCFESLSSALQSSNCVLRELDLSNNDLQNSGVKKISDGLKSQHCKLDTLRYVMCKLTVQCCESLSSALQSSNCVLRELDLSNNDLQDSGVKKLSDGLKSQHCKLEILRLVMCNLTAQSCESLSSALQSSSCVLRELDLSINDLQDSGVKKLSDGLKSQHCKLEILRLSGCMVTEEGCGFLSSALTSNPSHLRELDLSYNHPGDSGVKLLSEQLEDPNYTLDKLNLDHGGEKRITAGLHKSTAACNILHCKCPPLLINAAL, encoded by the exons atggcagaggagcgagtaaaggactctctctcagagaaacacag tgtgagatcaggatcatgtgtgttCAGCTCTGTGTCTCTCAAGAGTGACTGGTCTAAAAATCCTCCACCAGAGTTCAGTGGGGAAACACCATCATCTGCTCAAAG TGTTGAATATGAGTCAGCAGATTCAGGAGACGAGACTCACAGGAGACACAAGAGCTTCACAGACAATCTCCAGTGGATCTTCCAG AATCTTGAGAGCAAAATGAttagatttctgaagaatcaactGGAGAAATTTAAGAAAATCTTACAAGAAGAAAACAGACAAGAGTTTGTGAACGAGTTTAATGAGAACAGAAGCATTAtcacagaagcagctcttgatctcacactcttcttcctgagagagatgaagcaagATCAAGCTGCTGATACTCTCCAGG gcgagctgttcttcattaatcagcttaaatgtagcctgaagaagaaatatcaaagtgtgtttgaaggaattgctcagcaaggagactccacacttctgaataacatctacacagatctctatatcactcagggtgcgagtgaacaggtcaacactgaacatgagatcagacagattgaagctgcttccagacgtcatcagtcactagagatacaggttgaatgcaaacatttgtttgaagcagctgaacaagacgagcagatcagaactgtcctgacaaaaggagttgctggcatcgggaaatcagtctctgtgcaaaggtttgttctggattgggctgaagggaaagaaaatcaagacatcagcttaatatttcctcttccattcagagagatgaacttaaaggagaaagaaagacaaagtttaaaagacctcataactcagtttttcccagagactaaaggactgaaccttacaagaagcacacgattcaaagtcctgttcatccttgatggattggatgaatgtcgtcttcctctgaactttgctggtaatgagacgtgtggtgatgtatcttcagcagtctctctggatgttctcctgacgaacctcatcaagggaaatctgcttccttctgctctcatctggatcaccagcagaccagcagctgccagtaagattcctgctgactgtatcgaccggctgacagagatacgaggattcaatgatgcccaaaaggaggagtacttcagaaagagactcacagatcagaatcaggccagagaaatcattgatcacattaaacagtcaaagagtctctttattatgtgccacatcccagtcttctgctggatttcagccattgttctccagaacatactgaaactgaaacacagggctcatgctgaaacactgcaggaatctcccaagactctgacacagatgtacacacactttctccgctttcagatccagcagagcaggagaaagtatgatggagaaaacacagcagatgtctcctgggatccaaacctcatcctttcactggggaaactggccttccagcagctggacagaaacaatgtgatcttctatgagagcgatctgcaagactgtggcattgacgtctataaggcatcTGTGTACTCAGGCATATGTACCCAGATCTTTAAGAAGGAGACAGGATTTGTTCTTCAtaccatgtactgctttcttcacttgagcattcaggagttcattgcagccctttatcaacatCTGTTTCTCGACAATGACAAAACACAAGCAGAAAAAAGCAGAGATGAGATCATGATTGATTTCCTGAAGACTGCAGTTgacaaggctctggaaagtgagaatggacatctggacctttaccttcgcttccttcttggtctgtcactccagtccagtcgacaactcttacgaggactgttgacacagcaggatgacagagaccagagcaaagaggaaataattgcctacatcaagcagaaacttgaagggaatctgtctccagagagatccatcaatctgttctactgtctgaatgaactgaacgaccaaactctgctgaaagagattcagtctcacctcagtagaggaagtctgtcatctgctcacctttcacctgcccagtggtctgctctggtctttgtgttgttgacctcagaggaggagctggaggagtttaagcttcagaaattccagagatcagacgagtgtctcatcagactatcagcagtcatcaaaacCTCCAAAAGAGCTCT gctacagagctgtaatctcactgttcagtgctttgagagtttgtcttcagctctacaatcctcaaactgtgtgctgagagagctggacctgagtaacaatgacctgcagaaTTCAGGAGTAAAGAAgatctctgatggactgaagagtcaacactgtaaattggacacactgag ataTGTCATGTGtaaactcactgttcagtgctgtgagagtttgtcttcagctctacaatcctcaaactgtgtgctgagagagctggacctgagtaacaatgacctgcaggattcaggagtgaagaagctctctgatggactgaagagtcaacactgtaaactggagatacTGAG ATtggtcatgtgtaatctcactgctcagtcctgtgagagtttgtcttcagctctacaatcctcaagctgtgtgctgagagagctggacctgagtatcaatgacctgcaggattcaggagtgaagaagctctctgatggactgaagagtcaacactgtaaactggagatacTGAG attgtctggctgtatggtgacagaggaaggctgtggttttctgtcttcagctctgacttcaaacccctcacacctgagagagctggatctgagctacaatcatccaggagattcaggggtcaagctgctctctgaacaactggaggatccaaactacacactggacaaactcaa tctggatcatggaggagagaagaggattacagcaggactacacaaat CTACAGCAGCATGTAATATTCTCCACTGCAAGTGTCCTCCTCTTCTCATCAATGCTGCTTTATAG
- the LOC137489839 gene encoding NACHT, LRR and PYD domains-containing protein 3-like isoform X1: protein MAEERVKDSLSEKHSVRSGSCVFSSVSLKSDWSKNPPPEFSGETPSSAQSVEYESADSGDETHRRHKSFTDNLQWIFQNLESKMIRFLKNQLEKFKKILQEENRQEFVNEFNENRSIITEAALDLTLFFLREMKQDQAADTLQGELFFINQLKCSLKKKYQSVFEGIAQQGDSTLLNNIYTDLYITQGASEQVNTEHEIRQIEAASRRHQSLEIQVECKHLFEAAEQDEQIRTVLTKGVAGIGKSVSVQRFVLDWAEGKENQDISLIFPLPFREMNLKEKERQSLKDLITQFFPETKGLNLTRSTRFKVLFILDGLDECRLPLNFAGNETCGDVSSAVSLDVLLTNLIKGNLLPSALIWITSRPAAASKIPADCIDRLTEIRGFNDAQKEEYFRKRLTDQNQAREIIDHIKQSKSLFIMCHIPVFCWISAIVLQNILKLKHRAHAETLQESPKTLTQMYTHFLRFQIQQSRRKYDGENTADVSWDPNLILSLGKLAFQQLDRNNVIFYESDLQDCGIDVYKASVYSGICTQIFKKETGFVLHTMYCFLHLSIQEFIAALYQHLFLDNDKTQAEKSRDEIMIDFLKTAVDKALESENGHLDLYLRFLLGLSLQSSRQLLRGLLTQQDDRDQSKEEIIAYIKQKLEGNLSPERSINLFYCLNELNDQTLLKEIQSHLSRGSLSSAHLSPAQWSALVFVLLTSEEELEEFKLQKFQRSDECLIRLSAVIKTSKRALLQSCNLTVQCFESLSSALQSSNCVLRELDLSNNDLQNSGVKKISDGLKSQHCKLDTLRYVMCKLTVQCCESLSSALQSSNCVLRELDLSNNDLQDSGVKKLSDGLKSQHCKLEILRLVMCNLTAQSCESLSSALQSSSCVLRELDLSINDLQDSGVKKLSDGLKSQHCKLEILRLSGCMVTEEGCGFLSSALTSNPSHLRELDLSYNHPGDSGVKLLSEQLEDPNYTLDKLNLDHGGEKRITAGLHKYVCFLTLDPNTAHTRLILSEENREVKSVRENQPYPDHPHRFDGYRQVLCRESVCGRCYWEIDWSGDVVDISVSYKSIRRKGTGAECVFGCNAQSWSLSCSSSSFTFWHNNTHTVLPVKPLSRRIGVFVDHSAGTLIFYNIYRDTMSLIHSVQTTFTEPLCAGFGVYPGSSVKLS from the exons atggcagaggagcgagtaaaggactctctctcagagaaacacag tgtgagatcaggatcatgtgtgttCAGCTCTGTGTCTCTCAAGAGTGACTGGTCTAAAAATCCTCCACCAGAGTTCAGTGGGGAAACACCATCATCTGCTCAAAG TGTTGAATATGAGTCAGCAGATTCAGGAGACGAGACTCACAGGAGACACAAGAGCTTCACAGACAATCTCCAGTGGATCTTCCAG AATCTTGAGAGCAAAATGAttagatttctgaagaatcaactGGAGAAATTTAAGAAAATCTTACAAGAAGAAAACAGACAAGAGTTTGTGAACGAGTTTAATGAGAACAGAAGCATTAtcacagaagcagctcttgatctcacactcttcttcctgagagagatgaagcaagATCAAGCTGCTGATACTCTCCAGG gcgagctgttcttcattaatcagcttaaatgtagcctgaagaagaaatatcaaagtgtgtttgaaggaattgctcagcaaggagactccacacttctgaataacatctacacagatctctatatcactcagggtgcgagtgaacaggtcaacactgaacatgagatcagacagattgaagctgcttccagacgtcatcagtcactagagatacaggttgaatgcaaacatttgtttgaagcagctgaacaagacgagcagatcagaactgtcctgacaaaaggagttgctggcatcgggaaatcagtctctgtgcaaaggtttgttctggattgggctgaagggaaagaaaatcaagacatcagcttaatatttcctcttccattcagagagatgaacttaaaggagaaagaaagacaaagtttaaaagacctcataactcagtttttcccagagactaaaggactgaaccttacaagaagcacacgattcaaagtcctgttcatccttgatggattggatgaatgtcgtcttcctctgaactttgctggtaatgagacgtgtggtgatgtatcttcagcagtctctctggatgttctcctgacgaacctcatcaagggaaatctgcttccttctgctctcatctggatcaccagcagaccagcagctgccagtaagattcctgctgactgtatcgaccggctgacagagatacgaggattcaatgatgcccaaaaggaggagtacttcagaaagagactcacagatcagaatcaggccagagaaatcattgatcacattaaacagtcaaagagtctctttattatgtgccacatcccagtcttctgctggatttcagccattgttctccagaacatactgaaactgaaacacagggctcatgctgaaacactgcaggaatctcccaagactctgacacagatgtacacacactttctccgctttcagatccagcagagcaggagaaagtatgatggagaaaacacagcagatgtctcctgggatccaaacctcatcctttcactggggaaactggccttccagcagctggacagaaacaatgtgatcttctatgagagcgatctgcaagactgtggcattgacgtctataaggcatcTGTGTACTCAGGCATATGTACCCAGATCTTTAAGAAGGAGACAGGATTTGTTCTTCAtaccatgtactgctttcttcacttgagcattcaggagttcattgcagccctttatcaacatCTGTTTCTCGACAATGACAAAACACAAGCAGAAAAAAGCAGAGATGAGATCATGATTGATTTCCTGAAGACTGCAGTTgacaaggctctggaaagtgagaatggacatctggacctttaccttcgcttccttcttggtctgtcactccagtccagtcgacaactcttacgaggactgttgacacagcaggatgacagagaccagagcaaagaggaaataattgcctacatcaagcagaaacttgaagggaatctgtctccagagagatccatcaatctgttctactgtctgaatgaactgaacgaccaaactctgctgaaagagattcagtctcacctcagtagaggaagtctgtcatctgctcacctttcacctgcccagtggtctgctctggtctttgtgttgttgacctcagaggaggagctggaggagtttaagcttcagaaattccagagatcagacgagtgtctcatcagactatcagcagtcatcaaaacCTCCAAAAGAGCTCT gctacagagctgtaatctcactgttcagtgctttgagagtttgtcttcagctctacaatcctcaaactgtgtgctgagagagctggacctgagtaacaatgacctgcagaaTTCAGGAGTAAAGAAgatctctgatggactgaagagtcaacactgtaaattggacacactgag ataTGTCATGTGtaaactcactgttcagtgctgtgagagtttgtcttcagctctacaatcctcaaactgtgtgctgagagagctggacctgagtaacaatgacctgcaggattcaggagtgaagaagctctctgatggactgaagagtcaacactgtaaactggagatacTGAG ATtggtcatgtgtaatctcactgctcagtcctgtgagagtttgtcttcagctctacaatcctcaagctgtgtgctgagagagctggacctgagtatcaatgacctgcaggattcaggagtgaagaagctctctgatggactgaagagtcaacactgtaaactggagatacTGAG attgtctggctgtatggtgacagaggaaggctgtggttttctgtcttcagctctgacttcaaacccctcacacctgagagagctggatctgagctacaatcatccaggagattcaggggtcaagctgctctctgaacaactggaggatccaaactacacactggacaaactcaa tctggatcatggaggagagaagaggattacagcaggactacacaaat atgtctgtttcctcactctggatccaaacacagcacacactcgacttattctgtctgaggagaacagagaggtgaagagtgtgagagagaatcagccgtatcctgatcatccacacaGATTTGATGGTTAtcgtcaggtgttgtgcagagagagtgtgtgtggacgctgttactgggagattgactggagtggagatgttgtggatatatcagtgtcatataagagcatcaggaggaagggaacaggtgctgagtgtgtgtttggatgtaatgctcagtcctggagtttgagctgctcttcctccagtttcACATTCtggcacaataacacacacactgttctcccagtgaagccgctcagcaggagaataggagtgtttgtggatcacagtgcaggaactctgatcttctacaacatctatagagacacaatgagcctcatccactcagtccagaccacattcactgagccgctctgtgctgggTTTGG TGTttatcctggatcatcagtgaaactgagctga